A window of Yoonia sp. SS1-5 genomic DNA:
CAAAAGACTGATCGTATGTCCGATCTGCTGGATGATGTTTGGCTGAATGCCCTCGGTCGGTTCATCCAATAGCAGGACTTTGGGACGCGTGATCAGCGCGCGGGCAATCGCCAGTTGCTGTTGCTGGCCACCGGACAGGTCCCCGCCGCGCCGTCCTTCCATGTCCTTCAGGACCGGGAAAAGCGTAAACACCTGATCGGGGATGTGATGTGCGTCCTTGGGCAGGCATGCAAAGGCCGTTTCCATATTCTCGCGCACGCTCATCATCGCAAAAATCTCGCGGCCCTGCGGCACATAGGCGACCCCGGCACGGGCAGCGGCATGGGCTGTCGGATGGGTCAACAGCGTGCCATCGACGGTCAATGACCCGCCGGAATAGGGATGCCTGCCCGATATGGCCTTGAGTAGGCTGGTCTTTCCCACCCCGTTGGTGCCCATCACGGCGGTGACTTCCCCCACCTGGGCGGACAGGTCGATCCCGTGCAGGATCTGGCTTTGGCCGTAATGCAGGGTCAGGTTCTCGACATTCAGCATCAGCCACGCCCCAGATAAACGTCAATCACGGTCTGATCGGCGGTCACATGATCCAATGAGCCCTCGGCCAGAACCGATCCTTCATGCAAAACGGTGACTTTGCAATCCAGACGGCGGACGAATTCCATGTCGTGTTCGACCACGACCACCGCGCGGGTTTCGGCGGCCCGCTTGAGCAGATCTGTTGTATGCTCGCGCTCTTGTGTGGTCATGCCGGCCGCAGGTTCATCCACCAATAGCAGCCGGGGGTCCTGCGCCAGCAACATGCCGATTTCGAGCCATTGTTTCTGACCATGGCTGAGCTCGCCCGCGGGCCGCATGAGTTCATCGGTCAATCCGACCTCTACTGCGATTTCCTCGATGCGTTGTCCGCCTTCCTTGGTCTTTTTGTAGAACAGGACTGCAAAAGGGCCGCGCGGATTGCGCAGGGCCATGGCAAGGTTTTCCCGAACGGTCTGTGCCTCGAACACGGTGGGTTTCTGGAATTTGCGCCCGATCCCCTCTCTGGCGATCTGGCTTTCCGACATGCCCAAAAGCGAGATATTCTTGTCCCCCCAGATCACCTGACCTTCATCCGGCTTTGTCTTGCCTGTGATAATGTCCATAAAGGTTGTCTTGCCGGCCCCATTGGGGCCGATGACAGCCCGCAATTCAGGCTCTCCGATCTGGATCGACAGGTTGTTGATGGCCCGAAACCCGTCAAACGTCACCGAGACGCCCGAAACCTCTAGCAGCGTGCTCATGACGGTTTCCTCACCAGATAGTCAAACAACCCGCCAATACCCTTGGGAAAGAACAGGGTCACAGCAACAAATGAGACCCCCAAAAGGACCAGCCACCAATCGGTCCACTGGATGGTGTAAAAGCCAAGGTCGATTGCAGGGGCCCCACCACCGGTGAACCAGCTCGACAAGAGCGAGACAAACGCCGCACCGATGACCGCGCCGTAAAGACGCCCGCGCCCCCCAATGGCAACCCAGACCGCCAGATAGATGGACGCAATCGGCGCAATCTCGGCCGGGTTGATGATGCCGGCCTGCGGGTAGTAAAGCGCCCCTGCGATGGCAGAAACGATCGCCGTCAGCGTGAAGACGAACAACTTGTAGCTTTCCACATTATAGCCGAGGAAACGTACCCGCGCCTCGTCATCGCGGATCGCCTTGATCACGCTGCCCATCTTGCCCGAGACAACCCAGGCAAACAGGATATATCCCAAGGCCAATGCAAGTGCGGATGCGTAAAAGAATGCCAGTGAAATTGTCGATTGCGGCGTGGTTTCAAAGCCGGGGATGTTTTGCAGCCCCGACAGCCCGTTATTGCCGCGCAACCCGCTATCGTTCTGAAACAGGTAAAGCGCCAGCGCCAGCGTCATGGCCTGGGTCAGGATCGACAGATAGACGCCCGTCACCCGGCTGCGGAAGGCCAGCCAGCCAAAGACAAGCGCCAGCAGGCCTGGCGCAAGGACAACCATCAACAGTTGCAGGAACAGGCTGTCCGAAAACGCCCAGAGCATGGGGAATTCAGAAGACCCCACGACCCCGAAAATCTGATTGCCGATGGCGTCGGTGATTTCCTGCGGCGTGGGCGGGATGGTTTGTGTGGCAAGGCTGTCGATGACGATCCCTTCGGTACGCGCGTACATCAGCCACATCCCGATCGCGTAGCCCCCGATACCGAAGAACGCGAAATGCCCAAGCGACAGGATGCCGCAATATCCCCATACTATATCCATCGCGATGGCGATCAGGCACAGGCAGAGCGTCTTGCCCAGCGTTTTGACAAAGGATGTGGAGAGTGTCCCGATCCCGGCCTCTGACAGGATAGTGACCCCGATGGTAAAGAGGCTGAGCGCCAGCAGGAACCACAGCACGGATGGATTGCGGGTGATGAATGATCTATGCATTTGCGCCGCCTTCGGCGTCGCGGTGGCAAGGGGGCGTTGCCCCCTCGGGCCTGCGACCCTCACCCCCAGAGTATTTTTGGCAAGATGATAGATGTGTCATGGGATCAATCCGCGGCCGCCCGGCCTTTGAGCGCGACGATGCCCCGCGGCCGGAATTGGATGAAAAGGATGATGAAGAGGATCATGTAGGTTTGTGCCGCCAGCGTGTTGGACGGATTCATCCATTCGATCCCCTTTTGCAGGAACCCGATCAGCGACGCGCCTGCCAGCGTCCCCCAGACATTGCCCACGCCGCCCACGACCACCGTCATGAATGATTGCACGATATAGTCGGCACCCATTTCGGACGTGACTTTGGCGTAAAGCCCGATGGCCACCCCCGCGATCCCCGCGATGCCCGACCCAAGCCCGAATGTCAGCATGTTGATCCGGTCCGGATTGATCCCCATTGATGCGGCCATTCCGGGGTTTTGCGTCACGGCCCGTACCTCTAGCCCCAACCGGGTCCGTTTGAGCACATAGAGGATCAGGCATAAAAAGATCAGCGCCAGCACGAAGATGGCAATGCGGATATAACTGATCTGGATCACATCCGAGAAAACCAGCGCCCCATCCAGCCATTCCGGCGAAGTCAGGGGCCGTGCCTGCGTGCCAAAGATATTTTTGGCCAGCTGCTGCAGCGCGATTGAGATCCCGAATGTCGCGAGCAGCGTTTCCAGCGGCCGGTGGTAGAGATGCCGGATCACAAGCCGTTCCATCGCAACCCCGGCCCCGAAAGTCACGGCAAAAGCCAATGGCAGCGCAATGATGATCGAGGCGGTGTAGCTGGGGACAAAGAGTTGCACCACATAGCCCGTATAGGCCCCCATCATGATGAATTCCCCATGCGCCATGTTGATGACCCGCATCACGCCAAATGTAATGGCCAGCCCGATTGCTGCCAGAAAATAGATCGAGGCGAGAGATAACGCGTCGAGCGCAAGATCAGCTGCCTGCCCCGCCGCAACCCGTGTTTCGACCGATCCGAGTGCGGCCAGTGCGGCATCAGTGATTGCTTTTTCATCTTCGGTATAGGTCTCGAAGAATGTGAATTTTGCCAGTGCCGCGTCTCGGTCGACCGCTGTCACCAGAGGCGGCACCTTGCCAGCCGCGGCCAACTGGGCATAAGCCCGTTCGCGGTTCGTGTCGGTGTTCAGTTGCGCGACCGGCACATCGCCAACGCGACCATCGACGATATTGTCCTCCAACGCGGCACGGATCGTTGCGGGGGGTGTGCGCAGGGCAGCAAGGTCGGCATCAACCAGCAGCGCATAAGCCGCGTCCGATGTCATGTCCTCGCCGGGGTTGAGAATGCGGGCGATGTTCTGGTCAGTCGGCAGTTCCACCGCAAGGCCGGGGGACGTTGACAGAATTTGGTTCAGGACGGCGCGTGCCTCGACGCTGGTATCGGTCGAAAGGCTTTCAATCGCCGCAATTCTGTCATCGGTGCTGTCGGCAAACCGGGCAGACATGAAATTGGCCAATTGGATCTTGCGTGCTTTCAGCGCGGGGTCAGCTTCGCCCTCGATCGAGGCAAGCAACGGGCCAAGTTGTGCGGCTTCGGGACGGCGCGCAATCGAGGCAACCGCCGTTGTGCGCCGTTGCAGATCGGGATCCATCAGCTGGAACTGGACCAGGGCCGTACCAATCAAACGACGGACGCCACCATTGGGTTT
This region includes:
- the urtE gene encoding urea ABC transporter ATP-binding subunit UrtE, which produces MLNVENLTLHYGQSQILHGIDLSAQVGEVTAVMGTNGVGKTSLLKAISGRHPYSGGSLTVDGTLLTHPTAHAAARAGVAYVPQGREIFAMMSVRENMETAFACLPKDAHHIPDQVFTLFPVLKDMEGRRGGDLSGGQQQQLAIARALITRPKVLLLDEPTEGIQPNIIQQIGHTISLLRSQGDMAIVLVEQNFDFAYGLADRFAVMTRGAVKTRADKAEMSADRLLGELAL
- the urtD gene encoding urea ABC transporter ATP-binding protein UrtD, giving the protein MSTLLEVSGVSVTFDGFRAINNLSIQIGEPELRAVIGPNGAGKTTFMDIITGKTKPDEGQVIWGDKNISLLGMSESQIAREGIGRKFQKPTVFEAQTVRENLAMALRNPRGPFAVLFYKKTKEGGQRIEEIAVEVGLTDELMRPAGELSHGQKQWLEIGMLLAQDPRLLLVDEPAAGMTTQEREHTTDLLKRAAETRAVVVVEHDMEFVRRLDCKVTVLHEGSVLAEGSLDHVTADQTVIDVYLGRG
- the urtC gene encoding urea ABC transporter permease subunit UrtC — translated: MHRSFITRNPSVLWFLLALSLFTIGVTILSEAGIGTLSTSFVKTLGKTLCLCLIAIAMDIVWGYCGILSLGHFAFFGIGGYAIGMWLMYARTEGIVIDSLATQTIPPTPQEITDAIGNQIFGVVGSSEFPMLWAFSDSLFLQLLMVVLAPGLLALVFGWLAFRSRVTGVYLSILTQAMTLALALYLFQNDSGLRGNNGLSGLQNIPGFETTPQSTISLAFFYASALALALGYILFAWVVSGKMGSVIKAIRDDEARVRFLGYNVESYKLFVFTLTAIVSAIAGALYYPQAGIINPAEIAPIASIYLAVWVAIGGRGRLYGAVIGAAFVSLLSSWFTGGGAPAIDLGFYTIQWTDWWLVLLGVSFVAVTLFFPKGIGGLFDYLVRKPS
- the urtB gene encoding urea ABC transporter permease subunit UrtB, whose amino-acid sequence is MHRLLLLFALVLGFAPVAHAQDIQSILQTHADEVAKPGRRSVDVVLADLAASGLPGVPVFLEKWQDKSVWQRDDGPFFIAVEDGDSLAITDIDTGDQDTAAKDEFTQLKPNGGVRRLIGTALVQFQLMDPDLQRRTTAVASIARRPEAAQLGPLLASIEGEADPALKARKIQLANFMSARFADSTDDRIAAIESLSTDTSVEARAVLNQILSTSPGLAVELPTDQNIARILNPGEDMTSDAAYALLVDADLAALRTPPATIRAALEDNIVDGRVGDVPVAQLNTDTNRERAYAQLAAAGKVPPLVTAVDRDAALAKFTFFETYTEDEKAITDAALAALGSVETRVAAGQAADLALDALSLASIYFLAAIGLAITFGVMRVINMAHGEFIMMGAYTGYVVQLFVPSYTASIIIALPLAFAVTFGAGVAMERLVIRHLYHRPLETLLATFGISIALQQLAKNIFGTQARPLTSPEWLDGALVFSDVIQISYIRIAIFVLALIFLCLILYVLKRTRLGLEVRAVTQNPGMAASMGINPDRINMLTFGLGSGIAGIAGVAIGLYAKVTSEMGADYIVQSFMTVVVGGVGNVWGTLAGASLIGFLQKGIEWMNPSNTLAAQTYMILFIILFIQFRPRGIVALKGRAAAD